From Anopheles darlingi chromosome 2, idAnoDarlMG_H_01, whole genome shotgun sequence, the proteins below share one genomic window:
- the LOC125948994 gene encoding uncharacterized protein LOC125948994 has protein sequence MADMPDLSHLTQEERAIIEGVMMRQKQEEERENEIMRRKQDEVATLVDSIRQKSEQQKKAGVELEATCHICLKTKFADGIGHICHYCNIRCCAKCGGKVTLRNNKVIWVCIVCRKKQELLSKTGQWMNKSTSPDGVIRRQEGDPRTLPQTMLDPLDPSDKRPKLERARSAAEKENNPMQRANSQLRRQYSQQDPPTRRLSQSDGMVDMMSPDHPHHQHQQMQRMQMGHMGGRGSGMYGPPGGGGGSQYGGGGGGGGYGQHSQLPQPPGMQHVGQYGVGGQHSMTPQVHITHAGGGGGGGGGYAHEDPSYYQSEIEDLMRTHPHLVHPRQQQHYAESLQSGSGHGMGGSVGGGHHLPPEPTKSHKRPLGGPPYLPQQRSFSSSDEDIRSTPEFEAGHHHHHQRQYFDNHTRLNANLNDYRATKLDVQQRNSYNRTNHNRYQSPSAQSQQRQDPHRYQQQSQDLGLAGHYHQPLLPQVVVGDGGGTIASTAYDSINHHQQHPSYQSSASSAPHQHTGGVGSPAGPAAILQHQHQHHHQAHHQHHHHQHHQQSHGGSSGGSSSSSQQHHPYAPYSGSSSGGGSSQHSTTNLNTSSGSSSTAVPPPLANHASSRYGTSPAATEQPADLYWDEPADSRRFTERRKKTVRFDGQDADTDWSRWESERQGSQDSATKDSGIDTSSTFTSSEDSNRGDGPKNPLSWQASSEGGRMIGYMVQRRHLDGDSDGYDLKGRCSAGGVGGGVGVGGSGVGGGLVLPSATRAALLELDSVHIRPENYDRRDKPSVLVTSPGSPDLHSVRNYSSSSRYSNRLAPATSGLPQENSVGGRVQIKLGFEPSSLQLIVTVLCANGLVPRGNGAARNPYVKICLLPDRSEKSKRRTKTLALTNDPRWGQTFVYEGLRRADLNNRLFEVTVWDYVRYGANDFLGEVIIDLSTHPLDDEAEWHILQPHQDSLRDTLRRDDKEPGNELDMILTPTDHLSPPSTTSRLSDSDTTSECDIDGLMTGRDGASVSSLGSSSSPPPEVDLQDRRSRRDMSPQGRKRAAGMVAKDYRTVSGVGQGFHNQMSAEVSTAYRRNGTMAMNQRSQSAAPSDNYRDDRRDSLSPQDDRYTEYPVLPLHQYAPRFQSRSATATPTGSPKKRQLPQVPHMSRNAAIRERFIQDFEERSGGRFARHRGRQSHHQPTYRSTGMGGWERHYSGLSDSDLTTHSLENRIRPRHSLSPDKDFMGDFGDSDMESVVSVTSSAFSTQSERPRGSKGIRNLHNRRLQNRSLPTGWATASLCALPSEDPFGQHPFGDQQPIASAPPLNTAQPVPIPAPQPTEFEPQFGLGGGVGVGNIAAVVDNASYGAGLASGSCLAATSDPIPISPAPTTEPLMPLQSYNASCLGPPSVVTGASGDASPMPDMYFSEQCITLNPDSSTIQSVVRNPGSDNMMTTSLNLSSTQPNNQGMGGGTSTFEFHSGSLPTENYFGCSDTVMPSGVGGSMDPIMTASLHGEEHSGSAGMMGYRGNTSHRGRRPSMAMRSNTSEPNLNTMIVRRLSARPMGSDGNRHPFGHLPAPTNQLISISNRYQPPTQQTGQQQEGPMQGYMPPGQQPLFAGGGTNQIILRSSCSDQNLQGPGQGMGQNICISNQNVYDPGTGYQNRTVTCIRNSTENLRGESNIRYISNPEGTVCEINQPDMMIRSARTFPLLEDTGPPTGQPLPPMESAIGYGTSYGMTGELYPRDAPQEVLHSPFERRRTSYEEMHPERRRGTEASGYPSRTTVLVGQDRQEKISRSHSLIADDQIIDIEYDSDTGWKTKSVRKNVFVSRRRSSTEVKSYRKRTRSLGYSDGDAEETAEVQEDEVKKVVHPPAGRKSRSGSKSSLDRSNLTLNLEKATEVGSGGSAKKEKQEEAKKATAKRPTKEKPSSESSKGKDKPVEKGGTGGPGTSKPSAMVKSKSTTSTTPKKGAGKSPAKSGGSLKKSGSLKGKPAPKTSKTSAASASSKGTPSKGKVLEKPKFKEIETKGTKAKLPKGKSDSKGRVDELKSESESAVLYSSTESIKSIIDEVRQELLQKPKTMVYLSDESPTVLNRSHSFSDGELNYGRQTRRPETDPYDPYNRVRHGTSDGRYSGRYNRDNGQSEDREDYYGGNRRRMVPDGEEDDVRRRPDLFPKCKSRSSSMVSLEDENPAGREYCEGSSGPGSRYRTEYRGEDRGGSVRRHAGYEYDEGEDYDDEVFESSFSRGRNASFNGKSSLRRRAQEYDVRRTSSLEGIDQFLAKLQEKGRQAGTAGQKSDSARHSSVSINEKPEYFEYTKSPMSPLRSSSSRIASSRPSANSALSSSLSGPKSSNGVALLQTEPKRPSMKKPTTATAPGSATTSGHRSRSHDRHPRSESPSDQRGGSDHHRTSAATTMAYTSEYDVRGRSRYSGHNGGRDVAYRHRDRERDRERNSSDHERDRELSDREQRETRERAELDQSLSNTEGTPEDKIDGSLSDTAVIQSLDARRKLDQRSPKSETPTRDRDRFGTGMGIKSNSTSQLSATGRKRRMGFGKRGKNSFTVHRSEEVLPGEIRGGGGGLGAGVGNMIGGSSGIGAGGGGGVGGGGGGGLSRGSSASSDGEGSADGDRWSPSLRVAGDTGPLSDFIDGLGPGQLVGRQVLGAPALGDIQLSMCFQKGSLEVEVIRARGLQARPGSKVLPAPYVKVYLVSGKKCIEKAKTTTARKTLDPLYQQQLVFREPFAGCILQVTVWGDYGRMEGKKVFMGVAQIMLDNLNLSHIVIGWYKLFGTTSL, from the exons ATGGCCGACATGCCCGATCTGTCGCACCTGACCCAGGAGGAACGGGCCATCATCGAGGGTGTGATGATGCGccagaagcaggaggaggagcgtgAAAACGAGATCATGCG TCGCAAGCAGGACGAGGTGGCGACGCTGGTCGACTCGATCCGCCAGAAgtcggagcagcagaagaaggcggGCGTCGAGCTGGAGGCGACGTGCCACATCTGCCTGAAGACAAAGTTCGCGGACGGCATCGGACACATCTGCCACTACTGCAACATCCGTTGCTGCGCCAAGTGTGGCGGCAAGGTGACGCTACGCAACAACAAG GTCATCTGGGTGTGTATCGTGTGCCGGAAGAAGCAGGAGCTGCTCTCGAAGACGGGCCAGTGGATGAACAAAAGCACCAGCCCGGACGGAGTGATACGAAGGCAGGAAGGTGATCCGAGG ACCCTTCCCCAGACGATGCTGGACCCGCTCGATCCGTCCGACAAGCGGCCGAAGCTGGAGCGGGCACGGAGCGCGGCCGAAAAGGAGAACAATCCGATGCAGCGGGCCAACAGCCAGCTACGGCGCCAGTACAGCCAGCAGGATCCACCGACCCGCCGGTTGTCCCAATCGGACGGTATGGTCGACATGATGTCCCCCGACCATccccatcaccagcaccagcagatgcAACGGATGCAGATGGGACACATGGGGGGCAGGGGGAGTGGCATGTATGGACCGccgggtggcggtggtggtagccagtatggcgggggtggtggtggtggcggctatGGGCAGCATTCGCAGCTTCCACAACCCCCCGGTATGCAGCACGTTGGTCAGTATGGCGTTGGTGGCCAACATTCGATGACGCCTCAAGTCCACATCACGCacgccggcggtggtggtggtggtggtggtggttacgcACACGAGGATCCTAGTTACTATCAG AGTGAAATCGAGGATCTGATGCGGACGCATCCACATCTGGTGCAtccgaggcagcagcagcactacgcCGAGTCGCTCCAGTCTGGCTCTGGCCACGGCATGGGTGGGAGTGTCGGTGGAGGCCACCATCTGCCTCCCGAGCCGACGAAATCGCACAAGCGACCGCTGGGCGGTCCACCCTATCTACCGCAGCAGCGATCCTTCAGTAGCTCCGACGAGGACATTCGCTCCACGCCGGAGTTTGAAG ccggtcaccaccaccatcaccaaagACAGTATTTCGATAATCACACACGACTGAACGCTAACCTTAACGACTACCGTGCAACAAAGCTGGACGTGCAGCAGCGCAATAGCTACAATCGTACCAATCACAACCGATACCAGTCCCCGTCGGCCCAGtcacagcagcggcaggatcCGCACCGCtaccagcagcaatcgcaggACCTGGGGCTAGCAGGTCACTATCACCAGCCACTGTTGCCgcaggtggtggtcggtgacggtggtggtacgattGCATCGACGGCCTACGATAGTAttaaccaccatcagcagcatccctcGTATCAGTCATCAGCCTCATCCGCGCCTCATCAGCACACGGGAGGAGTTGGTAGCCCGGCCGGTCCGGCGGCCAttctgcagcatcagcatcagcaccaccaccaagcgcatcatcagcatcatcatcatcaacatcatcaacagtcgcacggtggcagcagcgggggtagtagtagcagcagccagcagcatcatccctACGCACCGtacagtggtagtagtagtggcggtggttcgAGCCAACACAGCACAACCAACctcaacaccagcagcgggagcagcagcacggcggtGCCGCCACCATTGGCGAACCACGCGAGCTCGCGGTACGGTACGAGCCCGGCGGCGACCGAACAGCCGGCGGATCTGTACTGGGACGAGCCGGCCGATAGCCGGCGCTTCACCGAGCGTAGAAAGAAGACGGTCCGGTTCGATGGGCAGGACGCGGACACAGATTGGTCACGGTGGGAATCGGAACGGCAGGGTAGCCAGGACTCGGCCACCAAAGACTCCGGCATCGATACGAGCAGCACGTTCACCAGTAGCGAAGACTCGAACCGTGGCGATGGTCCAAAG AACCCGCTCAGCTGGCAGGCATCGTCCGAGGGTGGCCGTATGATCGGATATATGGTACAGCGAAGACACCTTGACGGGGACAGCGATGGGTACGATCTGAAGGGTCGCTGTAGTGCAGGAGGTGTTGGCggaggtgttggtgttggtggtagcgGCGTCGGTGGAGGTCTGGTACTACCGAGCGCTACCCGTGCGGCGCTACTCGAGCTGGACAGTGTCCATATCAGACCAG AAAACTACGATCGTCGTGATAAACCTAGCGTTCTGGTAACCTCACCAGGGTCACCGGATTTGCACAGCGTGCGGAACTACTCCAGTAGCTCCCGGTACAGCAACCGGTTGGCGCCGGCCACTTCCGGCTTACCGCAGGAGAACAGTGTCGGTGGCCGGGTGCAGATCAAGCTAGGCTTCGAGCCGAGCTCCCTGCAGCTGATCGTGACCGTGCTGTGTGCGAACGGGCTCGTACCGCGTGGTAACGGTGCGGCCCGCAATCCCTACGTCAAG ATCTGCTTGCTTCCGGATCGGAGCGAAAAGTCGAAGCGGCGCACCAAAACCCTTGCCCTCACGAACGATCCCCGCTGGGGGCAAACGTTCGTCTACGAAGGGTTGCGTCGCGCCGATCTCAACAACCGGTTGTTCGAG GTGACGGTTTGGGACTACGTACGGTACGGGGCGAACGACTTCCTCGGCGAAGTGATCATCGATCTGTCGACCCATCCGCTGGACGATGAAGCCGAATGGCACATCCTGCAGCCCCATCAGGACTCGCTACGGGATACT TTGCGTAGAGACGATAAAGAACCGGGCAACGAATTGGATATGATATTAACCCCGACCGATCATTTATCGCCACCGAGCACGACCTCGCGATTGAGCGACTCTGATACGACCTCCGAATGCGATATCGATGGTTTGATGACCGGACGGGACGGCGCTAGTGTATCATCCTTAGGCAGCTCATCTAGCCCTCCGCCAGAG GTCGATCTGCAGGATAGACGATCTAGGCGGGATATGTCCCCGCAGGGTAGGAAACGGGCAGCTGGCATGGTAGCGAAGGACTATCGTACAGTATCTGGCGTTGGACAGGGTTTTCACAACCAGATGAGCGCGGAG GTATCGACGGCCTACAGGCGCAACGgtacgatggcgatgaatcaGCGCAGCCAGTCGGCGGCACCGAGCGACAACTATCGGGACGATCGGCGGGATTCGCTATCGCCGCAAGATGATAGATATACAGAATATCCAGTTCTTCCATTGCATCAGTATGCGCCAAGATTTCAATCACgatcagcgacagcgacaccaACCGGTTCACCGAAGAAACGACAATTACCACAAGTACCTCACATGTCGCGGAACGCAGCAATACGGGAGCGTTTCATCCAGGACTTTGAGGAGCGCAGCGGTGGTCGATTCGCGCGGCACCGTGGCCGCCAGAGCCACCATCAGCCAACGTACCGAAGCACCGGGATGGGAG GCTGGGAGCGGCACTACTCCGGACTATCCGACAGTGACTTGACGACTCACTCGCTAGAGAATAGGATTAGGCCAAGGCACTCACTGTCTCCGGATAAGGATTTCATGGGTGACTTTGGGGATTCCGATATGGAGTCGGTAGTTAGTGTTACTTCAAGTGCTTTCTCAACCCAATCGGAACGGCCGCGTGGCTCGAAAGGCATCAG GAATCTGCATAACCGGCGGCTACAGAACCGTAGTCTACCGACCGGTTGGGCTACGGCCTCGCTCTGTGCGCTACCGAGCGAGGATCCGTTTGGGCAGCATCCGTTTGGCGACCAACAACCGATCGCTTCTGCTCCTCCGCTAAACACGGCGCAGCCCGTGCCCATTCCAGCACCGCAGCCCACAGAATTTGAACCACAGTTTGgtctgggtggtggtgttggagtaGGTAACATTGCTGCGGTTGTAGATAATGCTAGCTATGGCGCTGGTCTGGCAAGTGGTAGCTGCCTGGCAGCTACCTCGGATCCCATTCCTATTTCCCCTGCACCTACTACCGAACCCCTGATGCCCCTGCAGTCATATAATGCTAGCTGCTTAGGACCACCGTCAGTAGTAACTGGTGCTAGTGGAGATGCTTCTCCGATGCCGGATATGTATTTTAGCGAGCAGTGCATCACACTGAACCCGGACAGTAGCACCATTCAGAGTGTAGTGCGTAATCCGGGCAGTGATAACATGATGACAACCTCGCTGAATCTGTCCTCTACTCAACCGAACAACCAAGGTATGGGAGGAGGCACTTCGACCTTCGAGTTCCATTCGGGTTCACTACCGACGGAGAACTATTTTGGGTGCAGCGATACGGTGATGCCCTCGGGCGTCGGCGGTTCTATGGACCCGATTATGACCGCTTCGCTGCACGGCGAAGAGCACAGCGGTTCGGCGGGGATGATGGGTTATCGAGGGAACACAAGTCACCGAGGGCGTCGTCCTTCGATGGCGATGCGTTCGAACACTTCCGAGCCGAACCTCAACACGATGATCGTACGCCGTCTGTCCGCCAGACCGATGGGTAGTGATGGAAATCGTCATCCATTTGGGCATCTCCCTGCGCCAACTAATCAGTTGATATCGATTTCCAATCGATATCAACCCCCAACCCAACAGACTGGCCAACAACAGGAGGGACCAATGCAAGGTTATATGCCGCCAGGGCAGCAACCATTGTTTGCGGGAGGCGGTACGAATCAGATCATACTGCGATCCTCTTGTTCCGATCAGAACCTACAAGGGCCGGGGCAGGGCATGGGACAAAATATCTGCATCTCGAACCAAAACGTTTACGATCCGGGCACGGGCTATCAGAATCGAACCGTGACCTGCATCCGGAACAGCACGGAAAATCTGCGTGGCGAGAGTAACATTCGCTACATCAGCAATCCGGAGGGTACGGTCTgtgaaatcaatcaaccggATATGATGATTCGATCGGCACGTACCTTTCCCCTACTGGAGGACACTGGTCCACCAACAGGGCAACCGTTGCCACCGATGGAGTCGGCCATTGGATACGGTACGAGCTATGGCATGACCGGTGAGCTGTATCCAAGAGATGCCCCACAGGAAGTGCTTCACTCACCGTTTGAACGACGACGTACGTCATACGAAGAGATGCACCCAGAACGCAGAAGAGGCACGGAGGCATCTGGATATCCTTCGAGAACGACAGTTCTCGTAGGTCAGGATAGACAGGAGAAGATCTCGCGCTCTCATTCGCTGATAGCGGATGATCAGATTATCGACATCGAGTATGATTCGGATACGGGCTGGAAGACAAAGAGTGTACGCAAGAACGTGTTCGTTAGTCGCAGGAGAAGCAGTACGGAGGTAAAGAGCTACCGCAAGCGTACCCGTTCGTTGGGTTATAGTGATGGTGACGCTGAAGAGACAGCAGAAGTACAAGAGGATGAGGTGAAAAAGGTAGTCCACCCTCCAGCTGGTAGGAAAAGTCGAAGCGGATCGAAGAGCAGTTTAGATCGTAGTAATCTCACTCTGAATCTGGAGAAAGCAACTGAGGTTGGCTCTGGCGGATCGGccaagaaagagaaacaggaagaagcgaagaaagcaACGGCTAAGCGACCCACGAAGGAGAAGCCGTCGAGTGAATCAAGTAAGGGCAAGGATAAACCGGTAGAGAAGGGAGGTACCGGAGGTCCGGGTACGTCAAAGCCGTCGGCTATGGTAAAGTCAAAGTCCACTACATCCACCACTCCCAAGAAGGGTGCCGGCAAAAGTCCAGCCAAATCCGGAGGTTCGCTAAAGAAGTCTGGCTCGTTGAAAGGTAAGCCAGCTCCAAAGACTTCCAAAACTTCTGCGGCTAGTGCGTCATCTAAGGGCACGCCTAGCAAGGGAAAGGTCTTGGAGAAGCCTAAATTTAAAGAGATAGAAACTAAAGGGACTAAAGCCAAGCTGCCGAAGGGCAAGTCCGACAGTAAGGGTCGCGTGGACGAGTTAaagtcggaatcggaatcggcggTTCTGTACAGTAGCACCGAATCGATCAAATCCATCATCGATGAGGTACGGCAGGAGCTTCTGCAGAAACCGAAGACGATGGTCTACTTGAGTGACGAAAGCCCAACCGTACTGAACCGAAGCCATTCGTTCAGCGATGGAGAGCTGAACTATGGAAGACAGACACGGAGACCGGAGACGGATCCGTACGATCCCTACAATCGAGTCCGCCATGGGACGTCTGATGGGCGTTACAGTGGTCGTTATAATAGGGACAATGGGCAGTCAGAGGATAGAGAGGACTACTATGGGGGAAATCGTCGCCGAATGGTGCCGGATGGTGAAGAGGATGACGTCCGGCGTCGTCCGGATCTGTTTCCAAAGTGTAAATCCCGCAGTTCGAGTATGGTTTCGCTAGAGGACGAGAATCCTGCGGGCAGGGAATACTGCGAAGGTAGTTCCGGGCCGGGGTCAAGATATCGGACAGAGTATCGTGGGGAGGATCGTGGTGGTTCTGTGCGTCGCCACGCCGGTTACGAGTATGACGAGGGTGAGGATTATGATGACGAAGTGTTCGAAAGTTCGTTCTCCCGTGGTCGCAATGCGTCGTTCAACGGGAAGTCATCGTTGCGACGCCGCGCCCAGGAGTACGATGTGCGCCGTACGAGTAGCCTCGAGGGTATTGATCAGTTCTTGGCGAAGCTACAGGAGAAGGGCCGCCAGGCTGGGACGGCGGGCCAGAAGAGTGACAGTGCCCGGCACAGTTCGGTCAGCATCAATGAGAAACCGGAGTACTTCGAGTACACCAAATCCCCGATGTCACCGTTGCGTAGCAGTAGCTCCCGTATCGCTAGTAGTAGACCCTCCGCTAACAGTgccctctcctcttccctctCCGGGCCGAAATCCTCCAACGGTGTCGCGCTGCtgcaaacggaaccgaaacgtCCCTCGATGAAAAAACCCACCACGGCTACGGCTCCCGGTTCGGCCACTACGTCCGGTCATCGCTCCCGATCACACGATCGCCATCCACGGTCGGAATCACCATCGGACCAACGGGGCGGATCGGATCACCATCGGACTtccgcggcgacgacgatggcgtacACCAGCGAGTACGATGTGCGCGGTCGCAGCCGGTACAGTGGTCATAACGGTGGCCGGGATGTGGCCTACCGGCACCGGGATCGTGAGCGGGATCGCGAGCGGAACAGCAGCGATCATGAGCGGGATCGTGAGCTGAGCGATCGGGAGCAGCGGGaaacgcgcgagcgcgccGAACTGGACCAAAGTCTTTCGAATACCGAGGGAACACCGGAGGATAAGATAG ACGGTAGCCTAAGCGATACGGCCGTGATACAGAGTTTGGACGCACGACGTAAGTTGGACCAACGATCGCCCAAAAGCGAAACACCGACcagggaccgggaccggttCGGCACTGGTATGGGCATTAAGAGTAACTCGACCTCCCAGCTGTCGGCAACAG GTCGTAAGCGACGCATGGGTTTTGGTAAGCGCGGCAAGAACTCCTTCACCGTGCACCGCAGCGAGGAGGTGCTCCCGGGGGAgatccgtggtggtggtggtggtcttggCGCAGGCGTCGGCAACAtgatcggtggcagcagtggcattggtgccggcggtggcggcggcgtcggtggcggtggcggtggaggccTATCGAGGGGCTCGTCGGCCTCGAGCGATGGTGAAGGAAGCGCCGACGGTGACAG GTGGTCACCATCGCTGCGCGTAGCGGGTGATACGGGACCTTTATCGGACTTCATCGATGGTTTGGGACCAGGACAGCTAGTTGGACGCCAGGTACTGGGTGCTCCTGCCTTAGGTGATATTCAACTGTCTATGTGCTTTCAGAAGGGTTCTTTAGAGGTTGAAGTGATAAGAGCAAGAGGATTGCAG GCACGTCCTGGCTCAAAAGTACTTCCAGCGCCTTACGTTAAAGTGTATCTAGTTTCCGGTAAAAAATGTatagaaaaagcaaaaacaacgaCTGCTAGGAAAACGTTAGATCCACTATATCAGCAACAACTAGTGTTTAGAGAGCCGTTCGCGGGTTGCATACTTCAG GTTACCGTTTGGGGAGATTACGGTCGGATGGAGGGCAAGAAGGTATTCATGGGTGTAGCTCAAATCATGCTCGACAACCTCAACCTGTCccacatcgtcatcggctgGTACAAACTGTTCGGCACGACGTCACTG TAA